In Thermothelomyces thermophilus ATCC 42464 chromosome 5, complete sequence, the sequence TTCCTGCGCAACCTCAGCCCGGACGACGCGGTCGGCGTCCACTACGAGTTCGGCGACATGCGCCTCGACCTGGCCAAGCTGGACCGGGAGAGCCACCTGTTCGTGAACGACCCCAGGGCCGAGTACTCTGTCTGCGGCCCGGAGCCCTTCATGCTCGACGTCCGCTCCGCCCTGGTCTCCCTCGGGGTTGACCGGAGCAGGATCTTCCTCGAGCTGTTCGGGACCGGCGGGGTCTCCGATTAAAAGGCTGGTGGAGTTGTCGATTTGGTGCCAGGTCAAAATCCCCTAGAAACGGCGGAACGGCGGACGGTAACTACTTACCTAGTTTATGGGCGACATGACATGGGATGGATGTGGAGTAATTAGGTGTTTCTGGAGCCAACGGGATTTGTTTTTGATGATATCGTTTCCTCAGCCGTTTGTTCTAGACGTCTTCGAGGGAACATAGCGAGCGATTCATTGGTGTAAATAGATATCAAACCATACAGTTCTCTCTCCTCTCATCCAATAATTATATAGCTGGACTATCCCGTTCCTTATTTCCATACCTCTCAATCAACATAAGGTAATGACGCGATGCTCGACTCTTTTTTCGATTAATTTATGCAACGTGTGCCACAGTGTATCTCCTACCCTCCAACAGTTTCCATCTGCCAGCGTCTGTTGATTAATTAAATACTAAATCAGTCCTGGCAGGGGAGTGGTTATAAACCCATTAGCAATTTCTGCGAGTTTTGTCCGTGTTGGTCTTCTTGCGGCAGAACCGCTAGACCAAAAGGCGAGCGAGCGCAAGTCCACCGCCGAAGACACCAAAAATGATGGAGCACAATTTCCGGCTGAGATATTGGGTAGACAGGTCCTGTTTCGGAGAGAAGCCCAACACTCGAGATGCCAGGTTCTAGCCGGCTAGCGTTTGCAGCCCACACACATCTTCCATCTCTTGTAATTAGAGATGATCAGACACACAAGTGAGTAAGGAGAGTGCAGAGTCCATTGGCTACGCGGACCTGAGCGCGGAGAAGGCGTCACTGAATTACCACATGACCACCAATGGTAGACGCGTATAATTCATATTTTTTTCTGGCCGTGACCGCATCAGGGAAGTGTGATAAACGCGTCAGGTAAGACTTGATCGTTCTTGGGAGATGATTAATTACACAGAACTGCTttagcaacaacagcagtaGCCGCCTATCACCATCCCTTGAGATCGGGCTCCTCCTCTAGGCTCTCTCCAAATCTATCTCTTGCTACAAATATCAGCCAaggtaaaaaaaaagaaaagaaaaaagaagaaaagaaaagaaaaaggacaCTGTGTAGATTAGTCTCCTATTCCTATATTCATATCACAAATAGGTCTCGCGCGTTTGCCATTCTTCTACCACTGGTCCAAGCAGAGTGTGGCTCCTTCCTTCGTCTCAACTCATCAGCAGTGTCACCGGGAAAAAGTCTGCTCTGTCCTAGACAAGATGAACAGACTCGCTGTTCTTTATTTTTGTTTACATGTTCGCCTTGATGCCACTGCAATTAGCCAGGGCGATTGTGAGCCAACAAAGGCGTGCCATCTCCTCGCCTTCTCCCTCCTCTCTTcctctcttcctcctccatccACCTCAACCATCACAACACCAGATCTGCTTTTTCTAGTTGCGCAATGCAAAGCGAGTTTGTTCTTAAGTCGTCATCTGCTGTGTTAAGCAATCACTTGCATTCTCTCAATTTTCTGTTCGTTCAGCGATTCTGTCTCATCAGcgcctctttttttttttttctctgtTCGACCCGATTTCTGACCGCTCTTCTGTTCCGTTTGCGCTGGCAAAGTTCGGAAGCGGACGACTTTATGGCATACAAGACTCCCATCTCGGAGCCTATCGCCATCGTCGGGGCAGCTTGTCGCTTCGCCGGGGGCGCCACCACGCCGTCACGCTTGTGGCAGCTCCTCGAGAAGCCAATGGATTTGAGCCAGGAGATTCCTGCCTCAAGGTTCAACGTCAAGGTAGGCGGAAAGCGCTGTGATCATTCTCAATTGCGTCTTCCGCCTCGTTGAGCACCCATATCTGACGAGCACAGGCGTTCTATCATCCCGACGGAGAGTACCATGGCACTACCAACTCCCCCAAGGCGTATTTTATTGACCAAGACCACCGGGTCTTTGACGCGGCCTTCTTCAACATCTCTCCCAAAGAGGCCGAGGCCATTGATCCTCAGCAGCGCATGCTGCTCGAGGTCGTGTACGAGGCGCTCGAGTCCGCCGGCTACTCGCTTCACCAGTACACTGGCGAGAAGGTCGCTGTTTTCGCCGGGCTCATGACAGGCGACTTCGACTCTCTCTCTCAGCGCGACGAGCTCGACACCAGCCAGTACTACGCCACTGGCAACGCGCGATCGATCCTGTCCAACCGCATCTCGTACTTTTTCAACTTTGCGGGGCCCTCCATGACCATTGACACTGCTTGCTCCTCCAGCTTGGTCGCTCTTCACCAAGCCATCCTAAGCTTGCGCTCCGGGGAGTGCAAGATGGCCTGCGTCGCCGGCGCCAATCTCATCCTGACTCCCGAGAACTTTATCGCCGAGTCGAATCTTCACATGCTCAGCCCCACGGGCCACTGTCGCATGTGGGATGCTGCCGCTGATGGGTACGCCCGCGGCGAAGGTGTCGCCGCCATGTTCATCAAGCCCTTGAGCCAAGCCCTCGCCGACGGTGATCACATCGTGGCCATCATCCGCGAGACCGGCGTCAACTCGGACGGCCGCTCTCGGGGAATCACGATGCCCAACTGGGAAGCCCAGTCACGCCTGATCCAGGACACCTACCGGCGCACCGGTCTAGATCCCGAGGCTCCCGAGGATCGCTGCCAGTATTTCGAAGCCCACGGTACTGGAACCATCGTCGGCGATCCCAACGAGGCGCGCGCGATCGAGGACGCTTTTTTTGGCCAGCACAAGAGTTCCGCCTCCGACGTCAAGCTTCTAGTCGGCTCTGTCAAAACCGTGATCGGCCACACTGAAGGCGCTGCCGGCCTTGCCGGCCTTTTGAAGGTGGTGGAGAGCATGCATCACGGCACGGTGCCGCCGAATCTGCATCTCGACAAGCTCAACCCTGACGTTGAGCCGTACTACAGCCACCTGTTCGTCCCTACTTCGGCTGTCGCTTGGCCCGACGTTCCGGTCGGACAGCCCAGGCGCGGAAGCGTCAACTCGTTTGGCTTTGGAGGTACCAACGCCCATGCTATCGTAGAGCAGTACGTGCCCGCGGTGCATGATCCTATCGCCCTTTCTTATCGCCCGGGCCTCAAGACCCCGACGCCCTCCGATCGACTCCGTGGCGCAGAGCACGGCCAGGTGTGTCTGCCGCTTCTTCTTTCGGCGCCCTCTCAGAAGTCGCTGGTGGCCGTAGCCAAAGCATACCGTGATCATCTCATTCAGGGACCCGCGCACAGCATCCAAGAACTTGCTTGGCACACCTATGCCCGACAGACAGCTTTCCCCTTCCGCCTTGCTGTTTCTGGTCTCTCCTTGTCCGGACTCGTCAACAAGCTCGACACCTTGATCGCCGAATCCAAGGACTACCCAAACGCGGACACCCTCGGCACTCGGGCCCGGCTCAGGGATGAGCAGCCCAAGATCCTTGGCGTCTTCACCGGTCAGGGTGCCCAGTGGGCCACGATGTCTCGCGGACTCTTCCTCTCGTCCAAGGTCTACGCAGACACCATCCGGTCGCTGGATGCTATCCTGCGGACGTGCCCGGAGCCCCCTTCGTGGACGCTGGAGAACGAGATCATGGCCGACGCGCCCTTCTCCAGGATCTCGGAGGCGTCCATTTCGCAGCCTCTTTGCACGGCCGTTCAGCTCGCGCTGACTGAGCTTCTTCGCTCTCTCGGCATCACCTTCCACACCGTCCTGGGCCACTCCTCTGGCGAGATTGCCGCGGCATACGCAGCAGGTAGAATCTCTCTTGGCGACGCCATGCTGATTGCTTACTACCGCGGTTTGGGTGTTGACATGGCCCGTGGCGCCGACAATGCCAGGGGCGGCATGGTTGCGGTCGGCCTATCCAGGACGGAGGCAGAAGAGCTGTGCGCGAGACCGGAGTATCTTGACCGGCTTTGGGTCGCAGCCAGCAACGCGCCCGCCAGCACTACGCTCTCTGGCGACGTCGATGCTGTTGGACAGGTCCGTGAGGAGTTGACAAAACAGGGAAAGTTCGCCCGTGTTCTCTTCGTGGACACGGCTTATCATTCCCCGCGCATGGAGGGCCCTTCAGCCAAGTACGTCGAGGCCCTGAAGGGTTGTGGCATCACTCCGCTGGCTGGTAACAATACCATCTGGGTGTCGAGCATGCTTGGCCAGGGGCAGCCCTCACGAGCCGAGCTGGCCGCAAACTACTGGAAAGAAAACATGGTGCGGCCGGTGCTTTTCTACGAGGCCGTCGCTGCCGCTTTGGATACTCATGGTCCCTTCGATTGTGCCATTGAGGTTGGGCCGCACCCAGCCTTGAAGAGCCCGGTCATGCAGACCGTCAAGACCGTCATGACGGTCGAGAAGGCTTCATCCATCATCCCGTACTCTTCCCTGCTCCACCGCAAGTTGGACGATCGTGAGGCATTTGCGGATTTCCTCGGCTGGATGTGGACGCACTTTGGATCGTCCAGCCCTCAGATTCGCCAGTTCGTCTCGGGTTCTCTGCAGCCAGAGCTTGTGAACTCCCGGGTTGTGAACACGCCGTCCTACCCATGGAATCACTCCCAGAAGTTCTACAGGGAATCGCGCATCTCCCGCCAGTATCACTTCAAAGTCGATAGGCCCCACGAACTTCTTGGCGTCCGAACCCGTGACGACAATAAGCACCAACTCAGGTGGCGCAACATTCTCAGTTATCACAAACTGCCCTGGGCCAAACATCACAGCTTCCAGGGTCAGGCACTGCTTCCGGCTTCGGCGTATCTAGTTATGACCCTGGATGCGGCACGCATTGCGCTGGCTGGTCGACAAGCTTCCGTCGTTGAACTACGCAATCTCGAGTTTCACAGCGGCATCATCCTTGAGCCAGACACGTTCGGTGTGGAAATCCTGTTCAACTTGTCCATCGAGCGCGAGTTCCCAAACGCCATCGATGCGTCATTCACGCTGACCTCTGTCATCGCGGGCGGCAGCTCGGACATGAAGAAGAACTTTAGCGGCAGCCTCACCATCGCCCTCGGGAATCCCTCCTCAGACGCTCTCCCGGCCCGGCCGGCAAGCCGTGCTGAAACGTTGCACGCCAACCCTGACGCCTTTTACGACATGATGGCCAGTACCGGACTCGTGTACAGTTCCGCCTTTCGCGGTCTGCAGACTTTGGAGAGGCGCTACAACTTCGCTTCCGGCACGCTGAAGAAGTACCACGATGAAGACACCACCTCGTTGAGCATCAGCCCGGCTACGCTAGATAGCTGCCTGCAGACCGCATTCGTCACCGTCTCGTCCCCGGGTGACAATGCGATATGGGGCGCCTTTCTTCCGTTGGAGATCGGGTGCGTCCGCTTCAGCTTGGCCACTTGCACCATCCAAGATCGCGACCGAGACCGGCTTGTGGTTGATGCTTACCTGACCAACGCGACGCCTGCCACCGAGCAAACCGCTGCGTCCTACACGGCCGATATCGAGATCTTTAACCCCAAAGGAGACATGGAGATCCAGATCCAGGGCCTCACTGTCGGCTGCGTCGGCTTGACCAGTGCCGAAGATGACTATGAGCTCTATCTCACCACCAGGTTCGATACCGATCCGGACTATGAGATTGTTTCTTCAGGGCCAATTGACCAGGCCGCGACGAACCCGAACCTGGTTAAGAGCTGCGAGCGGGTTGCGGCCCTCTACTCCAGCCAGACACCTACCCTCCACCATCGTTCTTTGGGTTTGTGGCTGGGCCAGACCAAGACTCCCAGGCCGCCGAAGCCGTGGGGAGCTGAGACGGAGGAGACGTTGGACAGCTTCATCCGCACGTCTCCTTACTTCGTCACCCTTGACTTCATTCGCGAGCTGGGCAAGAACCTCCCGGACGTCCTGGTCGGAATGTTGCCTGCGATCATGGAAGAGGCGCACCAACTCGTCGCATTCCAACAGCATGTATCCAGGGTTGTCACGCAGATCTCGCACAAATACCCCCGGATGAGTGTTTTGGGACTTCTGGACACTGATATGGGCTTGACCGAGCATGTGCTGACCGGCTTGAATGATTCTTTCACCTCGTACCGCCTCGGATTGGAGCCAGAGAGGAACCTGGACGCTCGTATCCCGCTTAACGACCCTATCAGGCGGAAGATTCTGGTAAAAGGGATTGATCTGAATGCCACTGAACCGGAAGAGAATTCACGGTATGACCTCGTGCTGCTTACGTCTTCCATCATCGATCCCCAGAAGACCGCAAGCACGCTTCGGCTAGTCGGGCGCATGATGCGCCCCGGAGCCTTCTTGATGCTCGTCAATGTATCTCGAAGCCCGCTAAAGGACAGGATTCGGCGCTACGCCGGTATTTCGACTGGCTCAGACGTCCTTCCTTCTCCGCCGGACTGGCCGGATCTTCTCGATTCATGCGGATTTGGGTACTCGATGAAGAACGGGAACCAGTACTACCCTCCCGGGTTTTCACTCATCATCCGCCACTCCGATTCTACCGAGAAGATATCGCTGCTCAACCCTTTCGCTAATTTGGGCCATTCACTCCTCTCTGACCGCCTGCTAGTTGTCGGTGGAAAGAAGAAGTCAACGGCACTCATCTCATCATCCATCTGTTCCGCTCTTGCGCCCCGATGCGGTGGTCTTGACCAAGCCGAGACGCTTGAGTGGGTTGATGTTGAGTACGCGGCATCCTTCTCGGCGGTAATCATCCTCAGCGACGTAGATGAGCCCATTCTGGCCACCATGACGAACAAACGAATGGAGGCTCTCCGGGCACTCTTCAAACCGCAGATGACCGTCCTCTGGGTCACCCACAACGCTCGGTTCCTCAACCCAGACCACGCGGCGTCGTTTGGGTTCACCCGCACCCTGGCTGCAGAGGTTCCCGGACTCATCCTGCAGATGCTCGATCTCACCACCGCCGACACTGCGACGGCCTCGGTGGCCATCACGGAGACCTTTGCCCGGCTCGTCAAGCATAGCCTGGCTCACCGCCCGAGTGGGAGCGGGCCGCTTTGGATCAACGAGCCCGAGATCCACTTGGAAGACGGTCATCGGCTTGTTCCGCGCGTTGTGCCGTGGAAAGAGGGTAACAACCGGGTAAACGCCTTCCGCAGGGTCGTGAAGAAGACTGTAAACACCCTGGAGAAAACCGTACGCATTGTGGAATCAGCGCCGTCTGGAGAGCACAGCACGTATTACCATATCGAAGCCGAGCAGCTCGTGGCCCCGGCTGCCGAGACTGGAAAGCTGATGATTCAGGTTGACTACAGCACCGTGCAGGCCATCAGGATCGGACGTTTGTCTTTGCACCTCTGCGTCGGACATCACCCAGAGACCGGGAAGCTGTACGCGGCCGTGTCGGAGAAGAATGCGTCTAACATTGCTGTCCCACCGACAAGTGCGATCGAGATCGACAAAACCGCAATCGACCAATCGCTGTTCCTTGCATATCTGGCTCGCTATACTACAGCTCTCAACATTGCTAGCGCAGCACAAGGTTTTCCTATTCTTTTGGTCGAGGCGGACTCCATGTTCCATCAGTGTCTCAAGGAGTTTCTCGGAGAGGACAGCACGAAGCTCCGTGCCTGCTCGAGCGACCTTACTCGGTGCACGAACATGCCTGAAACGATCTACCTCCATTCCCGCTCGCCGATGCGGGATGTGAAGGCTTTGTATCCTCCTGAGGGAGCTTGGGTGCTCGACATGTCCACAGGCTCGAGCCAGCTTTCTCATCTGCTCATGCAGACCATGCCAAGGAATTGCAGATACACAGCCTGCAAGGCCCTTCTCGGGACCAACCGTCTCACAAGCGATGAGAAAGACGCATACTCTGCAAAGTTTTGGGACAAGGCCGTGGCTCTTTCTCTTGCCAAAGCAGAGTCTCGTGAAACCGCTCCTGCTCCCGCCCTGACGACGATCAGTGACTTGCTTCGAGCCGAAGAGCCTAGCCCACCCTTCTGTCTTGTCGACTGGAAGTCTGACCGTTTAGCGTCGCAGACGGTCAAGCCGTTGGCCGGAACGGGCCTGCTGAGCCCGACAAAGACGTATGTCCTCGTCGGCTTGACTCGCGACTTTGGCCAGAGCCTGTGTAGGCTGTTCATTCAGCAAGGTGCACGCCACATTGTACTCTGCAGTCGAAATCCGCCCAAGACGCAGCCGAACTGGCAGACCGAGACGATGGCCAAGGGCATCAATGTTCGCTTCGAAACGCTCGACGTTACCAGCCTGGAGCAAGTCCTGGAACTCAAGGCCAAGCTATCCGAGACCCTCCCTCCGGTGGGTGGCGTGGTCAACGGCGCCATGGTCCTCGAAGACGGCGTCTTCTCGCAAATGTCTCTCGACACCTTCCACCGGGTCATGAAGCCAAAGACAATCGGGTCCAGGAACCTTGACCAAGCCTTCAGCGCGGCCGACATGGACTTTTTCATCATGACCTCCTCCTTTGCCGCGATCGGCGGCCACGCGGGCCAGAGCAACtacgccgccgccaacaTGTACATGAACGGTCTCGCGGCctcccgccggcgccgcggccTCCCGGGCTCCGTCCTCAACATCGGCGTCATCTACGGCCTGGGCTTCCTGCACCGCGAGAAGGGTTGCCTCTACCAAGGTCTCGAGCGCGAGGGCTACCCGCCCATCTCGGAGCGCGACATCCACCACATGTTTGTCGAGGCCATCGTCGCGGGCAAGCCCACAGGGCCCGGCCGGCAGcgggcggaggaggaagtCTACGACATCACCACGGGCCTGCGACGCTTTCCCGCCAGCAGCCCCACCCTGCATTGGCACCACGACCCGCGCTTCGGCCATCTCAACACGCGGCGCGACGACcacgatgacgatgatgacgtCTTCTCGGGCGCGCCGCGCACCGTCGCGAACGCCAGCACCGCCGCCGGGGCCTCTGCCGCCTGGGCCGCCGGCTCCCACCACAAGAATGACGAGGGCAGCCTGCGGCAGCGGCTCGACGCCGCTACCACCCACGACGAGCTCGTCGACGTGCTGGAGCCGGCCTTCGTCGCCCGCCTGCGCCGGCAGCTGCAGCTGGAGccggacgccgccgccggcgccgcacAGGCGGACGAGGCGccgggcagcggcagcgtgACGGCGGAGCACAGCATCGTCGACCTGGGCGTGGACTCGCTCGCGGCGCTGAGCATGCGGGCGTGGGCGTGGAAGGCGCTGGGCCAGGACGTGGCGGCCATGAAGCTCCTGAGCGGGGCGACGGTCGCGGAGCTGTGTCGGGAGATTGCCGGCGGCATCTTGGAGGGTCGGAAGGCGGCCCGGGAGAGGAGCGAGCAGATCGGCGAGGCGGACGATGGCGccgctgcggctgcggctgcggctgcggctgtcGAGGAGAACGGGAGCGAGGTTGTTGTTGCGACGCCCGGCTCTCTTACGACTATTACTACTGCCTCTTTTGTTTCTGGCAGCGTGCGAGAGACTACGGAGTCTACTGCGGTTTCCGTTTCCTCAAATACGGAGGAGAATAGTCAGGTGGAAGGAAGATGCGGGCGGCGATGTTGCGGAGAGGTAATATACTAATTATGGTCCAGCTTCGGGTATTGGCATGGTGTTGGTATTTGGGGACTTGACGATTGGGGCATTCAAAATTTCCTGCTTTTTGTCGGAGTATCGGTGGTGAAGATTGGACGGAGAACTTGACATTTCGGGGTCGGTTGTAAGGATAGATGGTCGGGTTGGACACAGATCCTCTTCGTGCTTTTTCTCATTCCATTCGCGGGAGGAGACTTCTTTGCGACTCTGGTCATGGACATGGGGGAACTGACTTGGACATGTATGTACCGGTGCATAATACCAAGCGGAGGACCGCCAGTGTTATTAGATGGGCGGATCGGTCCGTCCGGTTGGTTTCCCGCTGTAGGGTATTAAAACGGATTGATATGGTGTACCGTAACTGATTATCTTCGCCGAGTGACATGCCTCGATGGGTCACTCCATTGATGAGTTGTGCTCCCGCAGGGTGTCTCGGAGTCAGGAATGATGGATTACCTGACTCACTTCCTCTCGGACCCCTCTCATGAACGTGTTGTACAAATGTGCATCTGcaggatgtatgtacatacctttCTAACTACGTGTCTGAGGCACAATAAATTGACGCGATATCGGAAGCGGTTGGAGCTTGGCTGACCCTTCCACCGGCAATTCCTAATAGGGTTTCCCGGtcttggtgctgctgcttATCACAGTAGCTGGCTGCATCTTGGCGAAGCTGAGATATTACTGGCCTCTACCGACCCACCATCGATATTTGTAAACACAGTGCAAGAGTTCCCTGGGCTTCGAGTCTGCTTTGTAGGGGGAGGAGTCAAAGTCCTGCGGCTAAGTTCCGCAGAGAGACACCCGAAAAAAGGGACCTTTGGTGCGGGGTCAGGGTCTGGACTCGACTCTTCCTGCAGTTGACTTTCCCGAAATGCTGTGCTTCTGGGGCCCCGCGTTTTCATTGCCCCACGACGTCACCTCGTGATCTCTCAATCCAATTCCCGGATTCGCTCCTGCACGTCGCCGGGCGGCCGACGGCGACGTGCCTGGATAATCACTTCCTGTCCGGTGGAACTCAAGAAGTACCATCAAAAGTAGGATGAGGGGGTTGATTCTGTTCTCGGAGCACCCTGTATGTATCTACCTGACTCTGCTGTACCTTTCCGTTGTTAATTAAGGGTTGGAGAAGCTGTTACTTGACCAAAGCAATATAAAGTAACGCTTTGTTGGGGGGAGGGCACAATGGGAAGAAGTTAAGGAaaggggaagaggaagaaaagCAGAAAATCGGGAAGCTCAACAAATGTGTGGGAAAAATACTAGAGCACAGTGTCTTCAGTAAGGCACTCGCTCGACTTGTGGGGAAATTGAATACAGAGCTCACCAACTCCCCGGTCTTAACCTTCCGCGTCTACCTAGTGTTCAAGTAGAAACAGTGTGAAACAGTGAGTACCTCCGCTAAACCGACTACGCTGTAATCCACGTTGCGCAGGGCAGGTGTTGTGTCACCGAACAGGGCAACTCCGCTCGCTGCCTACCCGCATCGCGCTTTCCCCTTCTTCCCCTCAACAGAAGCTGCTGCTCTCTCTCCGGTCAAGGCATCCATTACTTATTAATATTTCCCGAACAACCCCATCCTGACTCCCCGCAACACCAATGCGAACTCCCCGGTTTCAATTACAACCTGAGCGACGACAAGGACTACAATCAATCAacatcagcagcagcagcagcagtagcagcACCAACAGCACAGTACAAGCACAAGTGAGTTGACAGCGCCAATCACCAACCCGCACAATGACAATCCCCCCATCGGAACGCGTCGTCCCCGGCTCTGTCAACCTGGCCCCGGCCCCCTGGCCCGCCTCTGCCACCACTCCAGCCGTCTCCGTCGACGCCCCGCGCGTCGCGGCTGACCTGGTGGCCGCCCTCAACACCGCCCTCGCTGGTGGCAACTacgccgctgctgccgacCTGTTCCTGCCCGACCCTGGCCCGGCCAATGGAGATGGCGCGTCTCCATCGTCCTTCTGGCGCGATCATCTCGTGCTCTCGTGGCGGCTGCGCACGCTCAAGGGGCGCGACAAGATCCGGGAATTCTTGGAGGCTCAGCTCGGCGGCCCTGGGGGTGGAAAGGTGGTTCGGTTCCAAGTGGATTCGTCGAGCGAGTTCCGTCGGCCGCAGACGGCCGAGTTCCGGCCGCTGGGCGGGGTGACGGGGGTGCAGTTCTTCGTCAGGGTCGAGAGGGAGGACGGGGTGGCCGGGCGTGTTGGACGGGGAGTGGTCCGGATGGTGGAAGCAGAGCCCGGGGTCTGGAAGGTATGGACCTTGTTCACCACGCTGGAGGAGGTGAAGGGGTCGGAGGAGAGGAAGGGCGAGAGGAGGGAACGGGGCGTGCAGCATGGAGCAATAGGAGGGAGGCGGAATTGGGCCGAGAGAAGGAGGGCCGAGAGCGAGTTTGTCGGCACGGAACCCGTGGTCTTGATTATTGGTCAGTCTCGACTCTCCTTTATCCCCGCTCaccccctttttctttctcACTCTTTCTCTTTCTGTGAGGTATGAGGTTGAAGATAGTGATGCTGACTGTGCGCAGGTGCTGGCCAGGGAGGTTtgaccgccgccgcgcggCTCAAGATGCTTGGAATTCCGGCCTTGATCATTGACAAAAACAGCGCTGTTGGAGACAATTGGCGCAAGCGTTACCACCAGCTCGTGCTGCACGACCCTGTCTGGTATGACCACATGCCATATGTTCCATTCCCCGACTTCTGGCCCATCTTCACCCCGAAGGACAAGCTTGCGGACTGGTTCGAAGCGTACGTCAAGGCCCTCGAGCTCAATGTGTGGACCGAGTCAGAGATGGTGTCCTCTTCCTGGAATGACGCCAAACAGCTTTGGGCGGTACAGATCAAGCGCGCTCGCGCCAGTGGTCAAGAGATTAGGACTTTCCACCCGAAGCACATCATCATTGCCACGGGACACTCGGGAAGGCCGCACATGCCGTCCATCCCCGGCATGGAGTCGTTCAAGGGCGACCTGCTTTGCCACTCGGGCAGTTTTCCCGGCGCCAAGGAGGGCCGCAAGGGCAAGAAGGCGGTGGTCGTCGGCGCATGCAATTCCAGCATGGACATCTGCCAGGATTACGTCGAAAAGGGCTACGACGTGACGATGGTGCAGCGCTCGTCGACCTACGTTATCTCAAGCGAGACCGCCCTGAAGGTTACCCTCGCCGTGCTCTACGAGGAGAACGGTCCGCCGGTAGAGGACAGCGACATCGCAGTTTGGGGCTGGCCCAGTGAGGTGCTCAAATCTCTCCAGGTTGATCTCGCAGCCATCTCGGTGGCGCGCGACAGGGAGATGCTCGATGGGCTGGACAAGGCTGGTTTCAAGATCGACATGGGCCCGTCGGGTGGAGGCCTGTTCATCAAGTATCTAcaaagaggaggagggtacTACATCGATGTGGGTGGGGCAAAGCTAATTATCGACGGCAAGATCAAGGTCAAGCATGGCCAGGAGATTTCGCAGGTGCTTCCCACAGGGCTCAAGTTCGAGGATGGGAGTGAGGTGCAGGCGGATGAGATCGTGTTCGCGACCGGGTACGACAATATGAGGACAACGGCCAAGGAGATTCTTGGGGACGAGCTGCCTGACCAGGTGGGAGATGTCTGGGGATGGGATCAGGAGGGCGAAATGCGGACTATTTGGACGCACAGCGGACACCCAGGTCTTTGGTTCCACGGCGGAAACTTGGCCTTCTGCAGGTACTACTCGAGGCTCGTCGCCCTCCAAATCCTGGCCAGGCTGAAAGGCTTTGAGACTTGATCAGCAGGAAATACCAGGGTGTTAAGATATGGCATGGATTGATTAAAAGAATGTATTGGAAGCCTAGATTTAATTAGAGGAAGAAGCTCTTTACTCCTGGTGAATAGTGAAGTCCTCGTGGTTCTCTTGAGGTGTTGACTCACGACAGATGTTAGAGGAGTGCGACTGCT encodes:
- a CDS encoding oxidoreductase-like protein; this translates as MTIPPSERVVPGSVNLAPAPWPASATTPAVSVDAPRVAADLVAALNTALAGGNYAAAADLFLPDPGPANGDGASPSSFWRDHLVLSWRLRTLKGRDKIREFLEAQLGGPGGGKVVRFQVDSSSEFRRPQTAEFRPLGGVTGVQFFVRVEREDGVAGRVGRGVVRMVEAEPGVWKVWTLFTTLEEVKGSEERKGERRERGVQHGAIGGRRNWAERRRAESEFVGTEPVVLIIGAGQGGLTAAARLKMLGIPALIIDKNSAVGDNWRKRYHQLVLHDPVWYDHMPYVPFPDFWPIFTPKDKLADWFEAYVKALELNVWTESEMVSSSWNDAKQLWAVQIKRARASGQEIRTFHPKHIIIATGHSGRPHMPSIPGMESFKGDLLCHSGSFPGAKEGRKGKKAVVVGACNSSMDICQDYVEKGYDVTMVQRSSTYVISSETALKVTLAVLYEENGPPVEDSDIAVWGWPSEVLKSLQVDLAAISVARDREMLDGLDKAGFKIDMGPSGGGLFIKYLQRGGGYYIDVGGAKLIIDGKIKVKHGQEISQVLPTGLKFEDGSEVQADEIVFATGYDNMRTTAKEILGDELPDQVGDVWGWDQEGEMRTIWTHSGHPGLWFHGGNLAFCRYYSRLVALQILARLKGFET